The proteins below come from a single Drosophila teissieri strain GT53w chromosome 3L, Prin_Dtei_1.1, whole genome shotgun sequence genomic window:
- the LOC122617986 gene encoding uncharacterized protein LOC122617986 translates to MKATYQLVVISAIIFGHLQFQPLILASSVFRRPNSVSFAPARTYGGGFNHSAVNSGHKNYTRAVQTTNWNAPAVLQAPGFISPPQNRSWAHTNQGSHGVPAQGAGLPSGWVASNNHQPGVPGFFQPNQTSQGRIGTPAFVVGKNNGTFYPTYNTTVHNKTNPYGNLSI, encoded by the exons ATGAAGGCGACTTATCAATTGGTCGTAATCTCGG ctattatttttggccatctGCAGTTCCAGCCTTTGATATTAGCCAGCTCTGTTTTTCGTCGCCCAAATTCCGTATCCTTCGCGCCCGCCCGCACCTATGGCGGCGGATTCAATCACTCGGCGGTTAACTCTGGACATAAGAACTACACCAGAGCTGTCCAAACTACCAATTGGAATGCGCCGGCGGTTCTTCAGGCACCCGGATTTATATCTCCTCCTCAGAACCGTTCGTGGGCTCACACCAATCAAGGTTCTCATGGCGTTCCAGCACAAGGAGCAGGTCTTCCCAGTGGCTGGGTAGCCAGTAATAATCACCAACCAGGAGTACCAGGCTTTttccaaccaaaccaaacatCCCAAGGTAGAATCGGAACTCCAGCATTTGTCGTTGGCAAAAATAATGGAACGTTTTATCCAACATATAATACAACAGTCCATAACAAGACTAATCCTTATGGAAACCTTTCCATTTGA
- the LOC122617988 gene encoding uncharacterized protein LOC122617988 has protein sequence MCIAWHTIFILACLSQLCAAQEPLVFATSSNPWNNAPSTTTVPLLPTSSNLVLVNNVRVPGGLTPFVPTPAPTQEFFNCYYNCPTTPQYNPICGSDRQLYMNEEKFNCARNCGADIQIVRRGSCEGLFTMTRG, from the exons ATGTGCATCGCTTGgcatacaatatttattttggcttGTTTAAGTCAGTTGTGCGCAGCCCAAGAACCTTTAGTTTTCGCCACATCTAGTAACCCATGGAATAATGCACCATCCACGACGACAGTACCACTTTTGCCCACCAGCTCAAACTTGGTATTGGTGAACAATGTAAGAGTACCAGGAGGTCTTACACCATTCGTACCAACACCGGCCCCAACCCAGGAATTTTTTAACTGCTATTATAACTGCCCCACCACGCCCCAATACAATCCCATTTGTGGGAGCGATAGGCAGCTTTATATGAACGAGGAAAAATTCAATTGTGCTCGTAACTGTGGAGCTG ACATTCAAATAGTTCGCAGAGGGTCTTGCGAGGGTCTTTTTACGATGACGCGAGGTTGA
- the LOC122617985 gene encoding uncharacterized protein LOC122617985: MEPAKVIGKLKEQVRMEHNSRRNFPKAWSEISGKQTNKFYHQSEINSQLSNQLKLKDLCPFLHNNQGESRFVSPGMYKPLLAVCRCGRPRENHHMGKCLQRALSPDYKQAMIQKGTPEGNAERLSVPSTSSSTIGFIGISTNYQKLERSMQYVSPAYSMPGPRITAVPYNNIIIG, encoded by the exons ATGGAACCTGCTAAAGTAATTGGAAAGCT AAAGGAGCAGGTGCGCATGGAGCATAATTCGCGTCGAAATTTTCCAAAAGCTTGGAGCGAAATTTCGGGCAAGCAAACTAACAAGTTCTACCACCAATCTGAGATAAATTCTCAACTAAGTAACCAGCTTAAATTAAAAG ACCTGTGCCCTTTTCTGCACAACAACCAGGGCGAATCGCGATTTGTATCTCCGGGGATGTACAAACCTTTACTGGCTGTCTGTCGTTGTGGTCGACCTAGGGAAAACCATCATATGGGGAAATGCTTACAAAGAGCGTTAAGTCCAGATTACAAACAAGCCATGATACAAAAGGGCACTCCGGAAGGGAATGCCGAACGATTGAGTGTGCCTTCCACTTCAAGCT CTACCATTGGCTTCATAGGTATTTCGACAAACTACCAAAAGCTGGAGCGTTCTATGCAATATGTTTCGCCTGCGTATTCAATGCCTGGCCCTCGAATTACAGCAGTCCCctacaataatattattattggaTAA